In Struthio camelus isolate bStrCam1 chromosome 3, bStrCam1.hap1, whole genome shotgun sequence, the DNA window GTGATCCTGTCAAAGGCCAAACTCTGGGAGCTGATCAGAAAACTAATTCACAGGAGTTGTCTGTCCTAAATACAGGCAGGTGGCATTGTGGTTTTAGTCGTTCTCTGAATACAACCACTAGCCTGATTACTTACCAGGAAATACAGGGATAAAAACTTGGTAAGCGCGTCAGATCGTTCACGAAATGTGATTACTGTCGTTAAATACAAGAGGTCGCATAATGGACAAGAGCCTTTGTGCtacaaaaacagaataaataaatgaTGCATAACCCAGTGATCTTGCAGATAGTGCAGCCGCGATGTTCACCCACTAAATAATCATTGGAGAGAAAATGGTAAGGCATTGTTTTGTTTGTAATCTGGAGTACTACCTCGAATATTGTTTGTCTCAGGAATGCTTTAGTCACTGCTAATTCAGTCACACACTAGAACACACACTTTTGCTTTCCTGTCACGGTATTAGTGTATTAGATGTTTCCCAAGACATCAAGAGAATTACATATGTATGAGTCTCCAGGAAACCCTTTGAAGGAAGGATGTTCTTGTTCTTGAAAGAATATCCTTTTATTGTGGCAAGGTATCAGTGATgttgtcatttttctttcatgattACTGAGTGTTGTGAGCCCTGCTCACCTCTAGTCATTCACAAGAGTCTGAAGGGCCCTTTAGCTTGGACCTTAACAATGCTCTAATCATTGTGACAGATTCCTATGGCGGCAGCAGCCTGGCAattgtctttttttcagattagGAGCTGATTTGCTGTAGGGCTAGCAAATAAGAAGTAGTAGGGCAGTGGAGGACCTGCTGCAGGGAGCCTTTGCTAATAATAGGTCTGATCCGTGGGAATCTTCAGTTGATTATGCTAGGTCCCGGGCGATTTTGTGAAGCTCCCTTCCGGTACCTGCATGTGGGCTTGCGCCTTGAACATAATGATAATACAGAACTGTTGtgctttatttgattttcttcagAGTGCTGTGCAGTCCACTGTTGCCTGAGTATTGATACTTCTTAATAAATGAACTGACTTTAATTTGTAGCTTACAAAATTCAGGGCCTATGTATTAGAGCTCCTTTCTTTCTATATTGTCTCTCCTTTAGAAAGGAGAGTTCAGGAGTATAAGAAAAGTGACAAAGGAAATGAGTTTTAAGGTGTAAATCTTAATTTCTGAGATTTTGAGTTAACGTTTGCTTAATGCTTAggaataaatgcattttctattAACAGTGAAAGGTACACTTGTGGTAATCTAGACCGGGACATGGATGTGAAACACTTAAACTAAATCAGATCTCTTCAGACGACCTCACATTCATAGGTACATGattgaaatgattattttaacaTATATCTAATCGCTGTGTAATCTATTTGCTCAGATTATCAGGCTTTTAGTCACTCTCTGTGATCCAGCAGTTTGGGACCTGGTTACAGCATACCGAGATCAAGTTCTTTGCCTCCCTGAAACAGGTGCTTTTAAGGCCAAAGACTGTGTTTGTGTAGCTGATGCCTCATTGTGGATGTAGctgaaatacagtaaatattGGTGATTCCTGGAGTGAATGTTTTTTATGGCAATCTTTCAGTAGTAATATAGCAGGATTTAATCATTGTCAATTGCAGAGCTTAATTAAATGCTAGTAAGCACTTATTACTGTGATAGTCCTATCAAGCGGAAGTAGCTACGTGATGATTTAAGGGATGTTTATATGAGTAACTGcttctcaataaaaataaaagttcccCCATTTGTCCCTGTgattaaaatgggaaaaaatacaggaaaggcaTGAcagacttattttatttttgaagatctTGCATTCATTGTAGATTGGGCTCACTTTTTTGCAGGGAATAATGTTTGCAAAGTTGTATGTACTCTTGTGTGTGAGTATTTTGTTTAGTTTGTGGATTGCCTGTTCAAAATAAGCATTTATGCATGCAAAAGACTAATTAAGTAGACCACTAATAATTTGCATGTGTAAATTATCCATTTTAGATACCATCAGCATAATTCCATGTGCAGATTAAATATCCCCATTTGAAAAAATGTTCtgaatatttcagtttatttttatgtcAAAGTCTACTGAGATATCTAGTGGGTTTTATGATAAGTAATCATGGGCAAAACATAGAAGTCTTGGAGTAAATTTGGATAAGTACCAGAAATATGGATGTTATTCCATCTTACACATATCTCACGTTTTCTTGCAAAAATTGTGGTTCTTCAAGCCTTGAAGGAACTAGACATATATTGTAATTCTGTGTCTGGTTTCCTCTAGACTCCGCAAGTTCAGAGGAAAGTGGGGAAGGCAGTTATTCATTCCTTTTTGAATTTTCTCACAGAAGGATGgcttaagctgtttttttttctatctactTTCCTCATTATAATGATAGCTATAAAGCTGGAAGAATTCTTTGCATTTGACTTACTACTAAAGTAATTCAGTTTTAGATCACATGAATCAATtaggtcttttatttttttgtgcaaATTGCATAAGCCTTCAAAGTTTTCTTATCCTAATATGTGATGTTAGTAAGTTTCCACTGGAAGATTAATGATGGATGCCTTTGAAACGTGAGCTACTAAGTAGGCCCTAAACTTTTTCTCAGATTGTCTGGCTCTTTGTGGTAGGTTAGGAATTTGATCCTCAGCATCAAACATTACCAACTAAACTGTAATGAAATAAGAATCTGTTTATTGCATGACATGAAACCAGTGTGCTTAACGGTGTTCATGTGATGATGCTAAGCAGGTTTTGAGCTGGAATGCCACTTAATGTCTCAGtttctttgttaaaatattttaatcaaatccGCTACAATGTTTTCTCAATGCTAGAATTCTGCCAAACATCTGGCTGGGAAGTTGCCCTCGGCAGGTGGAGCATGTGACTGTCAAGCTAAAACACGAGCTGGGTATTACAGCTATAATGAACTTCCAGACCGAATGGGATATTGTGCAGAATTCCTGGGGTTGCAACCGCTACCCAGAACCCATGAGCCCTGAAATCCTCATGAAACTATATAAAGAGGAAGGTCTTGCCTATGTCTGGATGCCAACCCCAGACATGAGCACCGAAGGTAATGCTGAGACCAGTCGTGCAGCTAAATTAACAGTAGCAAAAGTTTTGAATTACTAATCTGTCTTTTTGTTGGCTGCTTTTTTTGTGTAAATTTTGTGCTAAAATATAGCTAGAGCACAATAAAGCTTGAGTGTTGTCTGTAATAAATTATGTATACTTTATTGCAGGTGGAGAGGCCATCTATAGTACTCCCCAGCTGGCAGTATATGCTTATTTTAGTTGTAAGCCATCTGACATCATTGATAGCTGCTTAACTGTTTTTGCTTTCAGCTTGAGTTCAGCCTGTATAATGAAAATATGCTGTGTAGGTGGAAGACTGCAAGCTTGCACAACAAGACAGCTTGCCATCCTTGCTGGTTTAAAATGGAGAGACAGCACTGTATATCTGTCTCTGCCATTCCCTTCCCCCCAAAAgccatttttccttctctgtagtATCCCAGTTGGATGAATCTCCATACGGTCATTTATATAATGGTTTGCAATTAATTTAGGATACCTATAGCACATTATTTTATAgcatgaattattattttttaattcttccgtCAGCTCAGCTAAAATCCTTACAAAATCTTGTTTTCAACTAGCAGGTTGGAAAATGTGCTTATTTTTGTTTGAGTATCCTATCAGCAGAATAGAATACTTTCAACAGAGTGAAATACTCCCTCCACAAATAGAGAGCTGTCATAACGGTGATAGGACACCAGGGAAGACAGTAAACCTTGAAACAGGGATTTGAAAGGGCTTAACGTCCATGCTCTTCTGCACCATGAGGAAAATTTGGGCTTTGATGTTTGCAGTTTCAATTCCCAGGGCAATAGGGAGGAAGAGATCTGGAAACGAGGTATATTCATGCCTTTGGAAGTGAAAGACTGTTCTATGTTGTTTAACCATATGCTTGATAGATAATCAAATAGTAACAATGTTGAGTTCTAAAGGAAAATACTCTCCCGTTCTCCTTCCCTCATTATTACTAAACTGTTGACCTTCATTATAGGTTTTGGAAGGTGGCAGTACCTAGGTAGCTTCCCAAACCTCTAGtgctaaaaatatttcaattttgacTTTCTAACTTCAGTGCTATATAAGATGTGCTGTTTGATATAATTTGCTGCCTTATTTCAGTCCTGTGAAAATGAAGATGCCACACACATTTAGTGTTAATCAGAACGTATTTTCAGAGAAGACTTGGCCATTTATATGGATTTTGTGTCAGCTGGACCTATGATGCAAGAAGAAACAAAGATTAGAGTGgaaggccattaaaaaaaaatttaaaatacagcagGTTTTTACAACACATTAGCAACTCTGGCTATCCAGTGTTCAAGACATACTTTTTAAAGTAGATGAAACCGTTTAAAAGTATGGAAGTACACACATTCACAGTCTCTTTTGAAAAATTTGTCCATAGCTTATTCAGAAAGATACTCATTTTCTGGTTCTCCAGAAAACCTACATAGAAACAGAGACCTACATAGTTCCTATTTCCCTGCCAGTGTAAGAAAATAAACTGGCTTTAAGAAATTCTTTGCTATTCGCAGTGCCTCAGGCTATATGGACATAATCTCAACCATGAACGTAACTTTCTCAAATGCAAGTGAATGTGCCTTGTTTTTAATCTTAGGAAGAATACAGATGTTGCCACAAGCTGTCTGCCTCTTGCATGGGCTACTTGAGAACGGACACACTGTCTACGTTCATTGTAACGCCGGTGTTGGCAGGTCCACAGCTGCTGTCTGTGGCTGGCTGAAGTACGTGATGGGATGGAGCCTGCGGAAAGTGCAGTATTTTGTGGCTTCCAGGAGACCAGCTGTCTACATAGATGAGGAAGCTCTGATTCGTGCTGAAGATGATTTCTACCAGAAATTTGGACCTCTTCGTTCCTCATGCAAACTTCAAAActagaaaagcagaagcagagaaggagAGTGAGGAGGGATCCGTACATGTCAGCCGCAAGGATATAGTATTCATGAGTCGGACTCCTGTCTCTGCTGTTCGGATTACAGGCTTGTCTTAAATGTCCTGAGAATTTTACCAAAAAATGCCTCTGAGtgtttttttatttgccttctttaAGCTGGTGTAATTCATGTTTTCAAGACTTTTGCTGCAAGTATGAGAGGTGGAAACTCTGTAAAGGGAAACTAAGATTCCCGTTTAATTGTTTGCCCATAGGCACTGAGGTTTTAGGGTAGACACTAAATAAGAGACGACTTGagataaaataatgaaatttggAAATGTTGCAGTGACAAGAAAGTGAAGGCATTCTCAGAAACACAGATACAAGGTTGACTGGATCAAAGATCAGGTTAGGAGGGAGCTGATAGTCAAAGCTGCTCAGGTATTTTAGGGAGTGTCCATTACTGAAGTGTTTTATAGTAATTTTATAAAGAAATGGTATTAATGATAAAGAGCAGACGGAAATGGATTTTTCAACTCTATTTCTTAAACCCAAGCCTAATGTCTATGCAGTGAACtaaatttttctctcttgtttacCTGTAGAGTTAATGTTAAATATTATGAGTTATAACTATATTCTTTATAATACTGAAGTTATGTTGGGATATGGCATGAAGAAAGGAAACAGTTCTGTTTATGCAGACTTACTCTATTGCGGGGCAGAACTAGTTTATTGCAATAGCCTAGACTCTGAGGTCTCTAAGTGAGAGATAAATTTGGCTCTTCTGGCCTCTGCACTGTTGTACAATGGGATCTCTAGGTGCTATGTCAATCTAAATGGCaaccactgaaataaaacaagataCAGGAGGAACTGATTGATGAGCTTTTAGATACAGTTCACGTTGCAATACCAAGAACCAGGCTGAAATTCTGAGCCTCAGCCTCCGTTTTGTTGACCTAGCTGAATTTCTTCACTGTAgcaagagtctctctctctcgttcttgGGCAAGCAGTGTGTGGATATTCATAGATGCTAGATTTAACCTAGTGAAGCTAATGCTAGGCTATCTTCATGGTGAATGGAATAAATATACTATATAGAAGCAAAAGAGCAGCTCTGTAGAGAGATTCTCAGGAGGTTAGCCTCGGTTGGATTATATACCTGGATTTGTAGGTGATCTCTAACATCTTCCAGTGTTGTTCAGTCCCTTAGCTAAACTAAGCGATGGCACCAATAGCTTCCAGCCCTGCTCAGATAAAACCAATTTGCTGTAGTTCAGGGCCAAGACAAAGGGGAGAGAAAGCATTCCCCAAGAAACAGAGAGGACTGAGAATTAAGGATGcataaacatgaagaaaataatttctataggttttttcttcagtgaaatctCACTTTTTTCCAGCCAAACAACTTGTCCTTCTAAAGATTCAGTCAGTGCCGGAGTAGTTCAGCTGATATATATCGATTATCTGAACACTTAATGGAGAAACTGTTAGTTGTGAACTGTTTATGGAGAATATCCAGCATTATACAATACAATGTTTTATTTATCTTACACTTCAATtgtcttcaaaaggaaaaatgttaatttaaattattttaaatgtgtggtTTTGATCataggtttgtttttcttttctgctttgaaataatGCTGCCTATTGAAAAAGTGGATGAGGAAAGATCACAATTAAATAAAAGTAGCATGACAATTACAGCAGTCCATGTTGTCTTATGTCTTTGGCTCCCGATTTCACAAATAGCAAAAAGTGCCGTGATTGATTGATATTTGTGTATAGAGGTGGGACTAGCCAGTTACCGCAGTAACAGTCTTATTTCTCGTCTCCTATGCTGTGTCAGTTTTGACAGGTTGTCGCCAAGGAAATCTCAGAATATGGGGGACATCAAAGAGGTGTGGGTATAACACACAGATATGGCACCTCTGGCATCTtcgaagaacaaaaaaaaaaggggttgtTTGTCCTAGTCGGACGTGCAAACCAGAGGAAGTGTGTCAGTGCTGCTGGGCTCTTGAGCAAGTGTTCAGAGTTACAGCGGAACTCCGAAGAACACCCAAGAGTTACTTAATTTTGACcgaatttaaagcaaaaatgataaGCTTGTGCTACTGAGTGCCTCAAAAAGCAAGTGCTGAGAGGAGGCGGATGGCATTAGAAAGTAGAACTCGCATACATTTTACAGTTCTGTTGAAATATATTCAAAACTCCAAGTTTAAAATGTGTTTCAACGTGTTCATGATAGTCCTTTCTGTTAGGTGCAACTAGTAGTATATATTGGGGCAGGTACTTCTGGTTTTGGTCCTTACATTGCAGTTGTTTCACCGCTaatgatatttctttttcaggGCTCTTGGGACCGAGCAGTACATAACACGGTGTGACTCAGTAAGTATATGACTAGGTAAGCACAGCTTGTGCCGTAACAGCTATTCCCTAATTCTGATCTTATTGGTGACAGAAGCAGACTCTTGCTCCGTGATGCAGAAGCCACACATCCAAGCGAGCCTTAGAACAGggctgttactttgctgtttaCTGTCATTTCAGTTTCCTTGTCTGCTAGGCTACTGGGAGTTTTATCATATACAGGTTATATTTGCTGATGAAATCCACGAAAACAGCTTGCCAACAATATGTTAGCAAGGAATGCAAAGGTGTACCTATTTGAAGTAAACATATTTTCTCATTGCTAACTTCTTGCCTTCCTCATTGAAGGCCACTTGCTGTTACTTGCTGTCAAGTAACATTCATTCAAAGTCTTGTCTGTTAAATGCAATGAGAAAGCACCAGGAATTTAAATGCTAAAGAAGTTATTGCAAGAGGCTAGGGCAATAGAAAAAGCAATCATATAAAAATACTCCATTTTCCCAACTGTATCATTACATGATAAGTCTGCATCTAAAGCTTATCTATTAGAATTCTAATTTGTAATATTTTCTTATACTGCTTGGATCATTAGCTTTTTCCATATACTAGACTATTTATGCAGTTTTGGGGGAAGGATGAGGATCTTTCTGTAGTTTATATCTTTGTATATGTCCTTGCTAGTCTAGTCATAAAAATGCTAAGATAGTTAGAGCAGAATAAGGCCTACAGAGAGAATTAGAAACAGATGAACAGTAGCACTTATTTTAAAGTGCACCCAAGAAGCCAAATTAATACACACACCCACTAAGGGGaaccaaatgcaaatattttgataACTCATCATTGGAAAGTAGCAGTTGGGGGAAATTGTTTTCTATTAGTAAGAGCCTATTGGTATTCCCTGCCCTGTTACAGCAGGTTTTTACCATTGTTAAATTGAAGAAGCAAGTAGAACTTGCTAAATAGAGTGAGACTATTTATAATTCCAGGTATGTAGAATATCTCAATGTCATTATTAGGccaaataataaaatacattctttccTAGGGCTACGCACATGAAGGAGCTGAGCACTCTTAGCTCTTATGCATAATTTTGTGAACAAACAGCCCCGTATGAGATGGGTTGGGATTTGAGCAGTGTGGTTTCctgagtatttttccttttgatatcAGAAAGTGGCTAATGGGAGTCACCTGAGTGAGATTTTTAGGTAGGTAGTGCAGTCTGGTAGAAGAGACAGTGGGTTGGCTGGCAGGATTGGtagatgctttttttctcttactcCATATTTGTTATTTCGCACTTTGGCTTTTGGTCCCCTTGGCACTTGTCGTCAGCCCTAGCTGCTTAGGTTGTAAGCTTCCAGTGTTCCCTTTCTGTTTGCACAGCACCAAGCGCAGTGGAGCTCTGGATGTGGCTGGGACTGCAGGTGTGATAACAGTATGTAACAGTACTTAAAAATCTCATACCTGCGAACTGAGTTCTGTGTGCTGCACAAAACATTATAGAAAGTGTTGTCTCTGCTCTGAGGTGGAATTACAATTTGAGATTGACAGCCAAGCCTCCCTGGGCAAAGATATctaaagggaaaagcaaagctCTAGGTTGTGCAGGAACAGGTAATGAAACTCCTGTTTAAAACAGGAATGCACAACGCACCAGAAAATGTACAGTAGGAAATAGAGTCTTTCTGGTAAAAAGCCAGACTTACTCCATTATGTACTGTGATGGACTTTTTCAGTTCTAGTTTATAGGATTACGTACTGACTTTACTGGTCTGCAGTGAGAACATTTTGATTTGAAGTACTGAAAGAAATATGCCATAACTTCATgacctttcctcttcttttattcTTCCTCATTAAATTGCAGTGAGAGGTTTCATATCAATGGTAGacttaaaaaagaaaccaaacttaatataaatcattaaaaaaaatacactagaaaattttgaagaaatatttagaaGTGTAATAGCTACCAAGAAAGCACATATTTAGCAAGCAAGTCCTAACCTCTTAAAGGATAATGGACAGGAGGCTGCCATTAGCTAAAATGGAATTGGATTAATGTAACAGAGGACAGGATTTAGATGGCTGTCTCTAACACTAAATGTTTACATTCTCAGAGTTAAATCAGTGTCTCTgtggttatttctttaaaaataccccactataaaaatgtgtattttattttctgcatgtaTATAGCTTAGAGGGAAAGGGGCTGTTCCGAGGGAGCAGTCTTTCAAACAGTGAAAGTATAAAGGAATTAATCCTTTTTCTCATGGTCAATGACACAGCATAACCAGCAGCAAGATCAAACCGTATTACTTCATAACTAACCTTCTTTCTAAATtaacaaaggaaagcaaattttTCAAGGGCACTGACATTTCCACATATTAGCATGTTTGCCTAGTTCTGACATAAGCAACTGAAATATATGCTCGCCCCAAGATGCTTCATTCCAGTCTTGACTAGTTTAGGAAGGGTTGGTAGGTAAAAACTGTCATATTTCTAAAGATAAACCAGTGAGTATTTTATTAACCCTTTTTTACATATCAAAACTTGTCTCAGGATAAAGAAACAGGAACTGTTTTACCCAGTAAAATAAGGAGGGTGACATGATAAACCTGAGCACTATATTACTCAGCCTTTTTATACTTAAACATAGTCTTAATTGGGAGATTTGAATTTATAAAGACTGCAGGGTAATGTCTGTGATTTGATAATTACTTCAATGCTGATGTTGTTATATTTACATCAAGGAAAATAGAAGGCCTATTTATATTCAGGACCTAGTGAAATACTAAATGATATCTCATTCTTGATTTAAATGATGCGaggaaaaagcataaaaaagctGCCAAGAAAAAATTTCTAATGCTGGGCAGGTTTCTGTGGTCTTAACTTAATGCCATTataagaaaatttgttttctggTAATGCAGTTTCAGCAGGGAAATAATTAAGTCAGGCAGCCATCCAAGAGAAGCAACCATATTTGAATTGGGTAGGCAGCCCGAACTCACTGCAACAAATCAGATGCTGAAAGTGAATCCAGTCTGaaaattcaataaaatatataaacacagaGTTTAAGGAAGGAGTATAAGGATTGTatttagagaaaggaagaaatatataAATCTGCAATATAATCATAGGTAATACCAAAGGGGAAAGTATTTTGGAGTGAGATAGATAGCAAACACCACAGCTCATTTGAAGAGATAATCAATATGTTGGATTAAATTATGGTTATTATTTAAAGTTCACTAACCAGTTAAAGGGATGCTACTAAACTATTCAAGTTTTAAATGCAGCTACAGCGTTTAACagtataaagaaagaaatatagaagGGTAAGTTCTCAAGAACAGAGACCAGTTTTATACCCTCTCTTGGGCAACCAACTCATGGTGTGAACTTTGTGCTTTAGGAGCACAAAAACGGCTGTCGATGCACTGTGGTTTGGCAGTCAAATAAGTCCCTTGCGTATAGGATGTGTTTTGATCTGAAATAGGATCAATGAGGCTTTTCTTTAGAAGAGGTAATGGAAAGGACAGCTCTTAAAATGTGCTTAAATAACAGCCCCAAAATGGAAGTCTAGACAAACATATGTCTCGATGGAATCTTTCCCATCAGACAAGAAATGTAAGATGTATCTTGCTGCAACAGCATAGCCTCTTAGCACTTTTTTCTAAGCAACACCTGTGCTTAAAGGCAGAGACCCAGAACTGAAAAATTTTAATTGTGAGTAACAGTGGCTCTGACACCAGTTAGTTAGTTGTTAAATGCCATCACTCACATCGTCACCAAGTTTGGCAGAGCTGGCCAGAATCAGAGGAGTGATGCTGTTTGGCTGTCCAAGGTGCTCCAATGAGAGTACTAAACTCTGTCTTGCAGAAGCTTTAGATGGCCCAGCAGGATCCAGCCAGGAGGAAGGCAGACTGGAAAACACAAGACACATCCTGCACCCAGTTCTCTCACTGACTCTGCAAGTGAAATGGATTAAATCATTTAATCTCTCTTCACCTGACTTACTCTATTGATTAAAATATTGCTAATGATACTTAAGTCAGTCTACAGTCAGCAATTGACTGGGTGGGACGATAGTTATTCTCGATGTCTCCACCCACAATGACTGTGTGTGCGCTAGCGAGAACTTCTGCAGATACCGTCTCAGGTACTCTGCAACTCCATTTTAATATGGTCTGAATGATTAGCTTAAATTTCACATGGAGTTACTTGTCCATGTTCCTAACTTTCttaggttgtgtgtgtgtgtgtgtgtgtgttttacagTATGAGGCAGTCACAGGGAACATATGGTCTCGTTCTAAGAACTGTGACTCTGATCTGGCCTTCTTCGTAACTGGGATATCTTACTCACTTGGAAATAAGGATTCATGAACAGATGCCATCATCTTCAGGCAGACTTTTCCTAATTTGCTGATGCTGTATATGGCAATTTGCACTCAAGGGTCTCTGTGTGCTCTTCAAAGATTAAAGAAAGCAATGATAATTGGGTATCTTAAGCAccattgaaaatatattttatatgcttttagtttggtttatttttttaatttagatgctCAGCAATGGGCACCCAAAATGCAAAATGCTGCTCTGAGTTTTTGTCATCTTCTACCTTTCCTAAATGTTAGGAAAAAGAAGACCTTATCAAAAGAAGAGTTTATTCAAACCAAAACCATTAAAACTTTTTAGTAGGTGCTATATTGTATGTACAGtaaagcaaatgcatttttctgtagTGTTTCATGCAGAAGGGactacaaaacattttgaaaggtgAGAACTAGATAACTGCTAGAGCACCAGAGAAAGATTTAGAAGCAGGAATGGGAGAAAACATGACTTGAAGAAATGAGCAATGCAGTGAAATGGGACAGGGAAAGTGGTCAACTGACCTTTCAGCATTGCTGGGTTGtatggaaagaaagagagcagaaagcaagGGCTTGCAAAGCGGGCTGATGACAGGGAGGTGAGGCAACCCAGGCAGAGCTGTGTGGTCCAAGAACGGCTGTGAAATGGCCAGCAACCTGGGGAAAGGCTCGGAGGTGAAGCGTGAGCTGGACCTGCTGCCTGAGGGAGAGCAGTGTGTCCTCTGCACCTAGGTTACTGCTGTTATTTCTGTGTACTTTG includes these proteins:
- the EPM2A gene encoding laforin, whose amino-acid sequence is MLFRFGLVLPARLTAGGVVLCVAGSRPELGQWDPQRAVPMTPARPAAALPTQEPALWLAEVALPDEDAGGTFWYKFLRRQGGDVLWEGNGPHHDRSSVYNQNNLVDGVYCLPISHWIEVSGHTDEMKHTTDFYFNIAGHQAIHYSRILPNIWLGSCPRQVEHVTVKLKHELGITAIMNFQTEWDIVQNSWGCNRYPEPMSPEILMKLYKEEGLAYVWMPTPDMSTEGRIQMLPQAVCLLHGLLENGHTVYVHCNAGVGRSTAAVCGWLKYVMGWSLRKVQYFVASRRPAVYIDEEALIRAEDDFYQKFGPLRSSCKLQN